The following proteins come from a genomic window of Miscanthus floridulus cultivar M001 chromosome 2, ASM1932011v1, whole genome shotgun sequence:
- the LOC136539065 gene encoding LOW QUALITY PROTEIN: protein EARLY HEADING DATE 2-like (The sequence of the model RefSeq protein was modified relative to this genomic sequence to represent the inferred CDS: deleted 1 base in 1 codon): MMMLSDLSSEQEHEATGSSSYGGDMASYALSPLFLAPAAASATTAPLPLPPPPPQPEEPNKAAGTKRKRSQPGNPDPGAEVIALSPRTLVATNRFVCEICNKGFQRDQNLQLHRRGHNLPWKLRQRSSLPSGSGGRQAGEAAAPRKRVYVCPEPTCVHHDPARALGDLTGIKKHFSRKHGEKRWRCERCGKRYAVQSDWKAHVKGCGTREYRCDCGILFSRKDSLLTHRAFCDALAEESARLLAAANNSSTITTTTTSSNNDLLLNTNNITPLFLPFSNSPPPVVAAQNPNNTLFFLHQELSPFLQPRMMMQQPSPYLDLHMHVDASITTTTSGGSILTDTPAVNFGLTLDGSVATVGHRRLTRDFLGVDGGGHQVEELQLPLCATAAAASRTASCATDLTARQYLGGRLPPVNETWSHNF, from the exons ATGATGATGCTCTCTGATCTCTCGTCTGAGCAGGAGCACGAGGCCACTGGATCCAGCTCCTATGGCGGGGACATGGCCAGCTACGCGCTGAGCCCTCTCTTCCTCGCACCGGCGGCGGCCTCGGCCACCaccgcgccgctgccgctgccaccgcctCCTCCGCAGCCAGAGGAGCCCAACAAGGCGGCGGGGACCAAGAGGAAGAGAAGCCAGCCCGGCAACCCAG ACCCCGGCGCTGAGGTGATCGCGCTGTCGCCGCGCACGCTGGTGGCGACGAACCGGTTCGTGTGCGAGATCTGCAACAAGGGGTTCCAGCGGGACCAGAACCTGCAGCTGCACCGCCGGGGCCACAACCTCCCCTGGAAGCTCCGCCAGCGCAGCAGCCTCCCGTCCGGCTCCGGCGGGAGGCAG GCTGGTGAGGCGGCCGCGCCGCGCAAGCGCGTGTACGTCTGCCCCGAGCCAACGTGCGTGCACCACGACCCGGCGAG AGCTCTGGGGGATTTGACTGGGATCAAGAAGCACTTCTCGCGGAAGCACGGGGAGAAGCGGTGGCGCTGCGAGCGCTGCGGGAAGCGCTACGCCGTGCAGTCGGACTGGAAGGCGCACGTCAAGGGGTGTGGCACGCGCGAGTATCGCTGTGACTGCGGCATCCTCTTCTCCAG GAAGGACAGCCTGCTCACGCACAGGGCCTTCTGTGATGCCCTAGCAGAGGAGAGCGCAAGGCTTCTTGCTGCAGCAAACAACAGCAGCACtatcaccaccacaaccaccagcAGCAACAATGATCTTCTTCTCAACACCAACAATATCACACCATTATTCCTCCCGTTCTCCAACTCTCCTCCGCCTGTCGTTGCGGCACAAAACCCTAACAACACCCTCTTCTTCCTGCACCAAGAGCTGTCTCCCTTCCTGCAGCCGAGGATGATGATGCAGCAACCCTCGCCCTATCTTGACCTCCATATGCATGTAGACGCcagcatcaccaccaccaccagtggtGGCAGCATCCTCACCGACACGCCGGCGGTCAACTTTGGTCTCACTCTGGACGGCTCGGTGGCCACCGTCGGCCACCGGCGCCTCACTAGGGACTTCCTCGGCGTCGATGGTGGCGGTCATCAGGTAGAGGAGCTGCAGCTTCCACTGTGCGCCACAGCAGCTGCTGCCAGCCGCACTGCCAGCTGCGCCACCGACTTGACAGCAAGGCAGTACCTCGGCGGCCGGCTGCCGCCGGTCAACGAGACGTGGAGCCACAACTTCTAG